From Aspergillus chevalieri M1 DNA, chromosome 4, nearly complete sequence, a single genomic window includes:
- a CDS encoding uncharacterized protein (COG:S;~EggNog:ENOG410PNJ8;~TransMembrane:6 (o12-30i42-63o102-124i136-160o180-205i217-241o)), which translates to MSPGDASVEGFVLMSLGLTFIIIRVVVRWTSVGPSNFQLDDYLMPLAGIVFVLETVAAHLVLAKFNGLTNSYMTPEQRAAVDPNSEEYYSRVWGSKIQVMGWSFYAMILWLVKFSVAIFYSRLTTGLQHLPTRVRIAYVLLGVTYLATGLSIVLGCQPIQKYWQINPDPGNICQPTKSLLYVLVVVIMNVITDLYLLSIPLPLLWTVNIGLRRKITLMGLFSGAAFVIMASIIRAVVILTAGPDGAISGSRWACRETFVSIVVSNLPIIQPIIRRACNKMGLSGVFFSTSGRPTNSNTYPLSSRGLQTTNKDKKKNNNPPYIPETTAWGSDEHILAVESGQAQSKDITVVSETVVQSEPWHDPGPATTPPDHWGSPLGHR; encoded by the exons ATGTCGCCCGGCGACGCTTCCGTGGAGGGCTTCGTCCTCATGTCGCTCGGATTGACCTTTATTATCATCCGGGTAGTAGTGCGCTGGACGTCCGTCGGGCCGTCTAATTTCCAACTCGATGACTATTTGATGCCGCTGGCCGGG ATTGTCTTCGTTCTCGAAACCGTGGCTGCGCATTTGGTCCTCGCGAAGTTCAATGGCCTCACAAACAGTTATATGACGCCCGAGCAACGGGCTGCCGTCGATCCGAACTCGGAGGAATACTATAGCCGTGTCTGGGGGTCCAAGATTCAAGTGATGGGATGGTCATTTTACGCGATGATTCTGTGGCTGGTCAAGTTCAGTGTCGCCATCTTCTACTCACGCCTGAC GACTGGGCTGCAGCATCTGCCCACGCGAGTCCGTATCGCCTATGTTCTTTTGGGCGTGACCTATTTGGCTACAGGTCTGTCCATTGTCTTGGGTTGTCAACCCATACAAAAGTACTGGCAGATTAATCCGGATCCTGGAA ATATATGCCAGCCGACAAAGTCACTGCTGTatgtgttggtggtggtgattaTGAACGTGATCACAGACCTATACCTCCTCTCTATTCCATTGCCG CTCTTGTGGACGGTCAATATTGGCCTGCGTCGCAAGATCACACTGATGGGCCTCTTTAGTGGTGCAGCCTTCGTGATCATGGCTTCCATTATTCGTGCTGTAGTTATCCTGACG GCTGGACCTGATGGTGCTATCTCTGGAAGTCGATGGGCCTGCCGTGAAACCTTTGTGTCCATCGTCGTATCCAACCTTCCCATCATCCAACCGATCATTCGCCGGGCCTGCAACAAGATGGGTCTGAGCGGTGTCTTCTTCAGTACCTCCGGCCGACCAACGAACTCGAATACGTACCCACTCTCGAGCCGCGGCCTCCAGACGACGAACAAggataagaagaagaacaacaacCCTCCATACATCCCAGAAACCACGGCCTGGGGCAGCGATGAACATATCCTGGCTGTGGAAAGTGGCCAAGCACAATCCAAAGACATTACTGTCGTGTCGGAAACGGTTGTCCAGAGCGAGCCCTGGCACGATCCAGGACCAGCCACGACACCACCGGATCACTGGGGATCGCCTCTGGGTCATCGTTGA
- a CDS encoding GMC family oxidoreductase (CAZy:AA3;~COG:E;~EggNog:ENOG410PKC0;~InterPro:IPR012132,IPR036188,IPR000172,IPR007867;~PFAM:PF05199,PF00732;~go_function: GO:0016614 - oxidoreductase activity, acting on CH-OH group of donors [Evidence IEA];~go_function: GO:0050660 - flavin adenine dinucleotide binding [Evidence IEA];~go_process: GO:0055114 - oxidation-reduction process [Evidence IEA]) → MASYDFIVVGSGPAGSTLAANLANASQKPKVLLLEAGGRNEDRSLRVDGQRWLTFQNKDMNWGYKTSAQSDCNGREIDYSRGLGMGGSSAINFGVYSVGARDDYEEWARIVGDDAYSWKPIQRRLKALETFHGDLPEGIDSKYASPKADDHGTAGPLHVGFASEWERDLPPLLDVFQQAGFPLNPDHNSGNPIGMGVLINSSHKGVRSTAADQLVLCSDNLTVVTDAPVQRVVLDGKKVIGVEAKGQKYLASKEVILSAGSLNDPKILMHSGIGPEDQLQKFNIPVVHPVPAMGKGLRDHCFVPLVNVRKEQSNDRRAFYGDKKVMDDALEQWNTNGTGPWSKFACELGIGWFKLDKLTSSKEFQELPESEQKYLLQETVPHYEILTHFPIHWFIPDFPNSALDYSCLLVFLFNAQTRGEVTLQSADPDVPLHFDPKFLAHPFDRRAAIEALRDAFRIARHEDYVKDNVQELAGPKSDSDEDLLEYWRQNISSSWHMTGTLKMGKQGDADAAVDSDFRLMGIENLRVADMSVVPVLANCHVQAVAYVTGATCAEKLINEYKL, encoded by the exons ATGGCGTCCTATGATTTTATCGTCGTCGGCA GCGGTCCGGCCGGTAGTACCCTCGCAGCCAACCTTGCCAACGCTTCCCAGAAGCCCAAAGTCCTCCTCCTCGAAGCTGGCGGTCGTAATGAAGATCGCAGTTTGCGTGTCGACGGTCAGCGATGGCTGACATTCCagaacaaggatatgaatTGGGGATACAAGACCAGTGCCCAGTCTGACTGCAATGGCAGGGAGATCGATTATTCTCGCGGCTTGGGTATGGGTGGCTCTAGCGCCATTAACTTTGGTGTCTACAGTGTTGGTGCGCGTGACGACTATGAGGAATGGGCTCGCATCGTTGGCGATGACGCATATTCCTGGAAGCCTATCCAGCGCCGCTTGAAGGCTCTTGAGACTTTCCACGGTGACCTGCCTGAGGGTATCGACTCCAAGTATGCTTCGCCCAAGGCAGATGACCACGGCACGGCTGGTCCGCTGCACGTCGGATTCGCATCGGAGTGGGAGCGTGACTTGCCTCCATTGCTGGACGTTTTCCAGCAGGCCGGCTTTCCTCTCAATCCGGACCACAACTCGGGAAACCCCATCGGCATGGGTGTTCTAATTAACTCGTCCCACAAGGGTGTGCGGTCGACCGCCGCTGATCAGCTGGTTCTGTGTTCGGACAACTTGACGGTAGTGACCGATGCGCCGGTCCAGCGCGTTGTGTTGGACGGAAAGAAGGTCATCGGTGTGGAGGCCAAGGGTCAGAAAT ACCTGGCGTCGAAGGAGGTCATCTTGTCGGCTGGTTCGCTCAATGACCCCAAGATCCTGATGCACTCCGGTATTGGTCCCGAGGACCAACTACAGAAATTCAACATTCCCGTCGTCCACCCCGTGCCGGCTATGGGTAAGGGTCTACGGGATCACTGCTTCGTGCCCCTTGTCAATGTCCGCAAGGAGCAGTCGAATGACCGTCGGGCCTTCTACGGCGATAAGAAAGTCATGGACGATGCTCTTGAACAGTGGAACACCAATGGCACTGGTCCCTGGTCCAAGTTTGCATGCGAACTGGGAATCGGCTGGTTCAAGCTGGATAAACTTACTTCCTCGAAGGAGTTCCAGGAGCTGCCCGAAAGTGAGCAGAAGTACTTGCTGCAGGAGACCGTTCCGCACTATGAGATCCTGACGCATTTCCCCATCCATTGGTTCATTCCGGACTTCCCCAACAGCGCTCTGGACTATTCCTGCCTgcttgtcttcctcttcaatgCCCAGACCCGCGGTGAGGTGACCCTGCAGTCTGCCGATCCCGACGTGCCGTTGCACTTCGACCCCAAGTTCCTCGCCCACCCCTTCGACCGTCGCGCGGCCATCGAGGCCCTGCGCGATGCCTTCCGGATTGCTCGTCACGAGGATTACGTCAAAGATAATGTGCAAGAGCTGGCTGGCCCGAAGTCTGACTCCGATGAAGACTTGCTCGAATACTGGCGCCAGAACATCTCGTCCAGCTGGCACATGACTGGTACGCTCAAGATGGGCAAGCAGGGTGACGCTGATGCCGCCGTTGATTCGGACTTCCGGCTCATGGGTATCGAGAACCTGCGGGTGGCTGACATGAGTGTTGTCCCCGTGTTGGCCAACTGCCACGTCCAGGCTGTTGCTTACGTGACGGGTGCAACCTGCGCTGAGAAGTTGATTAACGAATACAAGCTGTAA
- a CDS encoding uncharacterized protein (COG:S;~EggNog:ENOG410PX8W;~InterPro:IPR033877,IPR029479,IPR000415;~PFAM:PF00881;~go_function: GO:0016491 - oxidoreductase activity [Evidence IEA];~go_function: GO:0016657 - oxidoreductase activity, acting on NAD(P)H, nitrogenous group as acceptor [Evidence IEA];~go_process: GO:0034599 - cellular response to oxidative stress [Evidence IEA]): MTSLANAISDGFRARRSIYSLTSESTISDERLEELIAEVLKHTPSSFNSQTTRIIVLLKEENQKLWEIAREVASSSIPPELYEKFFKNRIGMSGAAYGSVLFYEDPAPTKALSEKFSILKGQFPEWASHSTGMHQFATWTLLEAEGLGCNLQHYNEILQERASQQWSIPEEWRLTAQLVFGKPAAPPRDKTFEPLDQRLFVYGKST, encoded by the exons ATGACTTCCCTCGCGAATGCAATCTCGGACGGTTTCAGGGCCCGCCGCTCAATCTATTCTTTGACTAGTGAATCCACAATTTCCGACGAGCGTCTCGAAGAGCTGATCGCGGAGGTGCTCAAACATACCCCGAGTTCGTTCAATAGTCAGACGACTCGTATTATTGTGTTGCTCAAGGAGGAAAACCAGAAATTATGGGAGATTGCCCGAGAAGTCGCCAGCTCCAGCATCCCACCGGAACTGTATGAGAAGTTTTTTAAAAATCGCATTGGAATGTCCGGTGCCGCCTATGGCTCG GTACTGTTCTATGAGGACCCAGCACCGACCAAGGCCCTATCGGAAAAGTTCTCGATATTGAAAGGCCAGTTCCCGGAAT GGGCAAGCCATTCGACCGGAATGCACCAATTTGCTA CTTGGACACTCCTCGAGGCGGAAGGTCTTGGATGCAACTTACAGCATTATAATGAGATACTGCAAGAGCGCGCTTCTCAGCAGTGGAGCATCCCAGAAGAATGGCGCTTGACGGCCCAGCTCGTCTTCGGAAAGCCAGCCGCTCCTCCACGGGACAAGACATTTGAGCCGCTCGACCAGAGACTGTTCGTTTATGGCAAGTCGACGTAG
- a CDS encoding oxidoreductase, short chain dehydrogenase/reductase family (COG:Q;~EggNog:ENOG410PWPD;~InterPro:IPR036291,IPR002347;~PFAM:PF00106,PF13561;~go_process: GO:0055114 - oxidation-reduction process [Evidence IEA]) codes for MAPIKDTNILVIGGTSGIGYGVARRCLVEGANVHIASSNVSRVSESIDSLKQLFPDAHITGHVCDLGGQDVEKRLEKLLTTVRPLDHLVFTAGDNLSIKSLKDIDLETIHRAGHVRFFVPLLLGKLAPRFLRPGFRSSFTLTTGSVSEKPLPNWSLVAGYATGLHGMTRSMALDLKPLRVNLVSPGAVETPLWGPNGVPTGTEKSTALGKVGTIDEVAEAYVYFMKDTNATGSIISTNGGALLL; via the coding sequence ATGGCACCCATCAAAGATACTAACATCCTTGTCATTGGGGGTACTTCCGGCATCGGCTATGGCGTCGCCAGAAGATGCCTGGTCGAGGGGGCCAACGTCCACATCGCGTCGTCGAACGTTTCCCGGGTCAGCGAGAGCATCGACTCCCTCAAGCAACTCTTCCCTGATGCGCACATTACCGGTCATGTCTGCGATCTAGGTGGTCAAGACGTTGAGAAGCGCCTTGAAAAGCTTCTCACTACCGTCCGCCCACTGGATCATCTAGTGTTCACGGCTGGCGACAATCTTTCCATAAAGTCACTAAAGGACATTGACCTGGAGACTATCCACCGCGCAGGCCATGTCCGATTCTTCGTTCCGCTCCTATTAGGCAAACTAGCGCCGCGATTCCTGAGGCCAGGATTTCGATCCTCTTTTACCTTGACCACCGGGTCTGTGTCGGAAAAACCCCTGCCGAATTGGTCGTTGGTGGCTGGATACGCAACGGGGCTCCATGGCATGACACGCAGCATGGCTCTTGATTTGAAGCCATTGCGCGTTAACCTCGTCAGCCCGGGTGCGGTTGAAACCCCCCTCTGGGGACCGAATGGCGTGCCGACTGGGACCGAGAAGTCTACCGCATTGGGCAAAGTCGGCACCATAGATGAGGTGGCAGAGGCATACGTTTATTTCATGAAGGACACCAATGCCACTGGCAGTATTATCAGCACGAACGGCGGAGCTCTCTTGTTGTGA
- a CDS encoding TatD family hydrolase (COG:L;~EggNog:ENOG410PUC8;~InterPro:IPR032466,IPR001130;~PFAM:PF01026;~go_function: GO:0016788 - hydrolase activity, acting on ester bonds [Evidence IEA]), translated as MDKAHGPRLRFADVAVTYTADQFHGIYRGKKYHESDWAEVLDRARQYGCEQMMLTTMNLAGAYQNLDIVQQYADMCTMTLGVHPYHAGEIYEQGGYLDQLREFGQRVLGEHPACLVAFGEIGLDYEYLDRADKQTQKRAFRDQLDLAVQMQLPLFLHVRNSCSDFIEIIKPYLSKLPRGGLVHSFAGSKNEMLQLVDLGLEISVNGVCFRTEEQLEMVRHIPLNRLQLETDAPWCEIVMSDTIAIYLDNARPLPASRKHGKFVAGQMVKGRNESCTMERVAMVVAGLKGVSVKEIADAAWNNSVRMFGLPN; from the exons ATGGACAAGGCCCATGGCCCGAGGTTGCGTTTTGCGGAT GTTGCTGTCACATACACCGCGGATCAATTTCACGGCATCTACCGAGGGAAAAAGTATCATGAATCGGATTGGGCGGAGGTCCTAGATCGGGCTCGGCAATACGGATGCGAGCAAATGATGTTGACAACTATGAATCTCGCCGGAGCCTATCAGAACCTCGATATCGTCCAACAGTACGCTGATATGTGTACAATGACCTTGGGTGTACACCCATACCATGCAGGGGAGATCTACGAGCAGGGTGGCTATTTGGACCAACTTCGAGAATTCGGTCAACGGGTGTTGGGAGAACATCCCGCGTGCTTGGTGGCGTTTGGCGAAATTGGCCTTGATTACGAGTACTTGGATCGGGCAGACAAACAGACGCAGAAGCGTGCTTTTCGGGATCAGCTAGACCTGGCCGTACAAATGCAATTGCCCCTGTTCTTGCACGTTCGCAATTCTTGCTCCGACTTCATCGAAATTATCAAGCCATACTTGTCCAAGTTGCCACGTGGAGGTCTTGTGCACTCCTTTGCCGGTTCGAAAAATGAGATGCTACAGCTCGTCGACCTAGGACTTGAGATTAGCGTGAACGGGGTATGTTTCCGGACAGAGGAACAACTGGAAATGGTTCGCCATATTCCTTTGAATCGGCTGCAGCTGGAAACAGACGCACCATGGTGCGAGATTGTGATGTCGGACACAATTGCGATATATCTGGATAATGCACGCCCACTTCCTGCATCACGAAAACATGGCAAATTTGTCGCTGGGCAGATGGTCAAGGGCCGCAATGAGAGCTGCACGATGGAGCGGGTAGCCATGGTTGTGGCTGGATTGAAGGGGGTCTCTGTCAAAGAGATAGCGGACGCTGCCTGGAATAATAGCGTGCGCATGTTCGGATTACCCAACTGA
- a CDS encoding uncharacterized protein (COG:S;~EggNog:ENOG410PIDI;~InterPro:IPR036412,IPR023214): MCIFPREGIISLYYESERGQQRKIPDLPYSKLLATVYPTLTLGLGLAAPSPDEHIKSSESIAHWPAFPDAVEEFSYLRKYYKLVVLSNVDRASFARTNAGGLQSDLVTTAGDISSNKPDLRNLKYILDSANSAFDIDADQVLQTAQSQLQDHHLAH; this comes from the coding sequence ATGTGCATTTTTCCCCGTGAGGGTATAATCAGCTTGTACTATGAGTCGGAAAGAGGGCAACAGAGGAAGATCCCGGATTTGCCATACTCTAAATTACTGGCGACTGTGTATCCTACACTGACTTTGGGCCTGGGCCTGGCCGCACCCTCGCCCGATGAACACATCAAATCCAGCGAGTCAATCGCCCATTGGCCTGCTTTCCCTGACGCAGTGGAAGAGTTCAGCTATTTGCGCAAATATTACAAGCTGGTTGTTTTGTCCAACGTGGATCGCGCTTCCTTCGCAAGAACCAACGCCGGCGGCCTGCAGTCTGATCTTGTCACTACAGCAGGGGACATAAGCTCCAATAAACCTGATTTGCGCAACTTGAAATACATATTAGACTCTGCGAACTCGGCGTTCGATATTGATGCCGACCAGGTTCTCCAGACGGCGCAGAGTCAGCTCCAGGATCACCACCTCGCGCACTAA